Proteins encoded by one window of Danaus plexippus chromosome Z, MEX_DaPlex, whole genome shotgun sequence:
- the LOC116778093 gene encoding protein I'm not dead yet-like isoform X5, translated as MMIVIAIEYSNIHKRIALKLLLTFGCSHFRLSFLMFAISMMLSMWCTNTMTCGIMMPIMKAVLGELERMGVLEIFEPHKLGDSSRYDVVEAKPSDFTIFYFLGIAYSSSIGGVSTFIGSESNKLFKNYCSTVFPKSPNLEAPHFTLLTLPGVLLMEICLYLWLNFYFLGMMRVQNYSSLQASLTSEEQQYVGTLLEAQYTRLGRISLHEMIVGSFVILTAILQASINLTDLVVDRETLKINSYMHSPSIICAALFFITPVNLDFIKNFRHNGNIIRVNAIKNCLSWPLIRKNIHWSALFITASNNVIFEAMTYTKMNDKFVKFLWMCHDLPAPALAFIVILFCKIMTEFANNADVATCLLPCIANLSILTKINPRYLMIGATLTISLPFHLLPASPAYAMVAAYAGIPPSKMMIAGIGPSVAAILINLFTTTVWSKVIWPDVDTYPD; from the exons ATGATGATCGTCATAGCCATAGAATACAGCAATATTCACAAGCGGATTGCCTTAAAGCTTCTGCTCACATTTGGGTGTTCTCATTTTAG gCTGAGCTTCTTGATGTTCGCTATCAGCATGATGCTGTCCATGTGGTGCACCAACACCATGACCTGTGGTATTATGATGCCGATCATGAAGGCTGTTCTTGGTGAACTCGAAAGA atgGGAGTGTTAGAAATTTTTGAACCACATAAACTCGGTGACAGTTCCCGTTACGATGTTGT TGAAGCAAAGCCGTCAGATTTtacgattttttatttcttaggcATCGCTTACTCATCTTCAATAG GTGGCGTGTCTACATTCATCGGGAGCGAGTCGAATAAACTGTTTAAGAATTATTGCTCAAC ggtTTTCCCCAAGAGCCCCAATTTGGAAGCCCCCCACTTCACGTTACTCACTCTGCCAGGGGTGCTTCTCATGGAGATATGCCTGTACTTGTGGCTGAACTTTTACTTCCTTGGTATGATGCG TGTACAGAACTACAGCTCTCTCCAGGCGAGTCTCACCAGCGAGGAACAGCAGTACGTTGGGACACTGCTGGAGGCGCAATACACCAGGTTGGGAAGGATAAGTCTGCATGAAATG ATTGTTGGTTCGTTCGTAATATTAACAGCGATTCTCCAAGCCAGCATCAATTTAACAGACTTGGTTGTTGATcgtgaaacattaaaaataaacag TTACATGCATTCCCCTTCTATTATCTGTGCAGCACTATTTTTCATAACGCCCGTAAACCTGGACTTCATCAAGAACTTTAGACATAACG GCAATATAATAAGAGTAAATGCTATTAAAAACTGTCTCAGTTGGCCtttgataagaaaaaatatacattggaGTGCTTTGTTCATCACTG CCAGTAACAACGTTATCTTCGAGGCCATGACCTACACGAAAATGAACGACAAATTCGTGAAGTTTCTTTGGATGTGTCACGATCTTCCGGCGCCGGCTCTGGCATTCATAGTTAttctattttgtaaaattatgacAGAATTTGCCAATAACGCCGACGTTGCGACCTGCTTACTGCCCTGCATCGCTAATCtg agcatattgacaaaaataaatccacGCTATCTTATGATCGGAGCAACACTCACAATATCTCTTCCATTCCACTTACTGCCAGCTTCACCTGCGTATGCCATGGTGGCCGCATATGCGGGGATACC